One Granulicella sp. 5B5 DNA window includes the following coding sequences:
- a CDS encoding outer membrane beta-barrel protein produces MIRKATTLYAALLFACTATTAVALAQTDAGVPETPLQKQIERLDLGITAVGMYNTTVSGPVVSPVANQGNGPVTQYGSNTVGVLATIRYIAKPYFGLEFNYGQARYTEHYSVAPFEIQTKVQEYTFGYIATPPHPIFGLQPYLGAGAGTTAFHPTAGGGEGAPEQARATYYYTLGVQKYLDDTQHFGFRAGFRQAFYLDPDFGQNYLTILKHSSSYEPQIGFYLHY; encoded by the coding sequence GCAACCACCGCAGTGGCTCTGGCCCAAACCGATGCCGGTGTCCCCGAGACGCCACTCCAGAAGCAGATAGAGCGGCTCGACCTCGGCATAACCGCCGTGGGTATGTACAACACGACCGTAAGCGGCCCAGTGGTCTCGCCGGTCGCCAACCAGGGCAATGGCCCTGTGACCCAGTATGGGTCGAACACGGTGGGCGTGCTTGCGACGATACGTTATATCGCGAAGCCGTACTTCGGGCTCGAGTTCAACTATGGGCAGGCCCGCTATACAGAGCACTACTCTGTGGCACCATTCGAGATCCAGACGAAGGTGCAAGAGTACACATTCGGCTACATCGCCACGCCGCCGCACCCGATCTTCGGACTGCAGCCGTATCTGGGCGCCGGAGCGGGGACGACCGCGTTCCACCCGACCGCCGGTGGCGGCGAAGGCGCTCCTGAGCAGGCCCGCGCGACGTACTACTACACGCTCGGCGTGCAGAAGTACCTCGACGATACCCAGCACTTCGGCTTCCGCGCAGGCTTCCGCCAGGCGTTCTACCTGGACCCCGACTTCGGCCAGAACTACCTGACGATCCTCAAGCACTCCAGCAGTTACGAGCCGCAGATAGGCTTCTACCTGCACTACTAA
- a CDS encoding lysophospholipid acyltransferase family protein, with protein MFAALRMLFVFVLLGAPAALVGIPWSALRGNFRTMYRWGMGVIRLGVRFGGIRVRVTGTENIPPGESCIFLSNHVSNLDPPVLLPVIPGMTSVFLKKSLMKIPLLGTAMRMGKFVPVSRGHSREEAQKSVEAAADALHSGLHITIFPEGTRSPDGNLLPFKKGAFFLAAETGAPMVPIVIYGTAAMMRKGSLKVYPKAGIGEAVVRFLPPIHPADYASKEELMDAVRSAMERALAEPVSSVSAS; from the coding sequence ATGTTTGCCGCGCTTCGGATGTTGTTCGTGTTTGTGCTGCTGGGCGCTCCGGCGGCGCTGGTAGGGATTCCATGGTCCGCACTGCGCGGCAACTTCCGCACCATGTATCGCTGGGGTATGGGCGTCATCCGGCTGGGTGTGCGCTTCGGCGGCATTCGCGTGCGCGTCACCGGCACAGAGAACATCCCGCCGGGCGAGTCATGCATCTTCCTCAGCAACCATGTCTCCAACCTCGACCCACCTGTGCTGTTGCCGGTGATTCCGGGCATGACGAGTGTCTTCCTGAAGAAGTCGCTGATGAAGATCCCGCTGCTGGGCACGGCGATGCGGATGGGTAAGTTTGTGCCGGTATCGCGCGGACACTCGCGCGAAGAGGCGCAGAAGAGCGTGGAAGCCGCAGCCGACGCGCTGCATAGCGGCCTGCACATCACCATCTTTCCGGAGGGCACGCGCTCGCCCGACGGCAACCTGCTGCCGTTCAAGAAAGGCGCGTTCTTTCTCGCTGCCGAGACTGGTGCGCCGATGGTGCCAATCGTGATCTACGGCACCGCCGCAATGATGCGCAAGGGCAGCCTGAAGGTCTATCCGAAGGCCGGCATTGGTGAGGCTGTGGTGCGGTTCCTGCCGCCGATTCACCCGGCGGATTACGCCAGCAAAGAAGAGCTGATGGACGCAGTACGCTCCGCGATGGAGCGCGCGTTGGCCGAGCCTGTCAGTTCCGTATCAGCCAGTTAG
- the mpl gene encoding UDP-N-acetylmuramate:L-alanyl-gamma-D-glutamyl-meso-diaminopimelate ligase: MASLAGMLRTQGHRVTGSDTAAYPPMSDQLRAMGITIMEPYSEHNLDERPDLVVVGNAISRGNPELERVLDERIPMTSMAALIHEEFLTGRERLVVCGTHGKTTTTSMLAWIYETAAKRDAKWKPSFLIGGVAENFGTSFHVEPGTRPFILEGDEYDTAFFDKGPKFLHYFPDAAILTHVEFDHADIYVDLNAVKTAFKRMVNLIPRRGRLVAFDGSENVTECCAKAFCAVERYGFAVSSMWRVVDLQHGATMRWTLLREGREFARFALPMAGEHNALNATAAAALAAGQGIPVEAIVEALASFRSVKRRLEVRAEVAGITVIDDFAHHPTAIRETLRALRGAYPGRRLWAVLEPRSNTLRRSIFEHELVESLALADEVALAAVFKSEAIPPAERLDPEHVVDGLQARGVPAVLCADADAIIANAAPRMRSGDVVAILSNGGFGDIYTKLPKALAGS; this comes from the coding sequence GGCTCGGACACAGCGGCCTATCCGCCGATGAGCGATCAGCTGCGCGCAATGGGCATCACCATTATGGAGCCGTACAGCGAACACAACCTGGACGAGCGGCCAGACCTCGTTGTCGTCGGCAACGCGATCTCACGCGGCAACCCGGAGTTGGAGCGCGTGCTCGATGAGCGCATTCCGATGACGAGCATGGCGGCGCTCATTCATGAGGAGTTCCTCACCGGCCGCGAGCGCCTGGTGGTCTGTGGTACGCACGGCAAGACCACCACGACCAGCATGCTCGCGTGGATCTACGAGACTGCGGCGAAGCGCGATGCGAAGTGGAAGCCGTCGTTCCTCATCGGCGGCGTGGCGGAGAACTTTGGCACCAGCTTCCATGTTGAGCCGGGCACACGGCCTTTCATTCTCGAAGGCGATGAGTACGACACAGCATTCTTCGATAAAGGCCCGAAGTTTCTGCATTACTTTCCTGACGCGGCGATCTTGACGCATGTCGAGTTCGACCACGCTGACATCTATGTGGACTTGAATGCCGTGAAGACAGCTTTCAAGCGCATGGTCAATCTCATCCCGCGGCGTGGGCGTTTGGTTGCGTTTGATGGCAGCGAGAACGTAACCGAGTGTTGTGCGAAGGCCTTCTGTGCGGTTGAGCGCTATGGCTTTGCAGTGAGCTCAATGTGGCGCGTCGTCGATCTGCAGCATGGAGCGACGATGCGCTGGACGCTGTTGCGCGAGGGCAGAGAGTTCGCGCGGTTCGCGCTGCCCATGGCCGGAGAGCACAACGCGTTGAACGCGACCGCCGCCGCGGCACTGGCGGCAGGGCAGGGCATTCCTGTTGAAGCGATTGTAGAAGCACTGGCGAGCTTCCGCAGCGTGAAGCGACGGCTCGAAGTGCGTGCCGAGGTTGCGGGCATCACCGTGATCGATGACTTTGCGCACCATCCCACGGCCATCCGCGAGACGCTGCGCGCGCTGCGGGGTGCCTATCCGGGGCGCAGGCTATGGGCGGTGCTGGAGCCGCGCTCGAATACGCTGCGACGCAGCATCTTTGAGCATGAGTTGGTGGAGTCGCTCGCGCTTGCCGATGAGGTTGCGCTCGCGGCAGTCTTCAAGAGCGAGGCGATACCGCCGGCAGAGCGGCTCGATCCTGAGCATGTGGTGGACGGTTTGCAGGCGCGCGGAGTGCCCGCGGTGTTGTGCGCCGATGCGGATGCGATCATTGCGAACGCTGCGCCGCGCATGCGCAGTGGCGATGTGGTCGCAATCCTCTCCAACGGCGGCTTCGGCGATATCTACACCAAGCTGCCGAAGGCTCTGGCTGGCTCTTAG
- a CDS encoding SPOR domain-containing protein: protein MSYLRDQNDYRDDTLANKEHELTLSSAAIFGIFFGQVVLCGIFFGFGYSMGGHRSTGPAPEETTASATSSSADFSGFKPAAGQPAGAHTDIPVAAPSTSASAETPASAPTSAAAVPTPEPVHITPATAPASRPVAAPVARVTPAAAPLPQGLWVQVAAISATHPEDATLLQNALRTKGYNVSQHPGPDNFIHLLLGPFNDRPSAEAMKQRLAGDGYTAYIK, encoded by the coding sequence ATGAGCTACCTCCGCGACCAGAACGACTACCGCGACGACACGCTGGCCAACAAAGAGCACGAGCTGACGCTGAGCTCGGCTGCGATCTTTGGCATCTTCTTCGGCCAGGTTGTGCTGTGCGGCATCTTCTTCGGGTTCGGCTACTCGATGGGCGGACACCGCTCCACCGGCCCGGCGCCGGAGGAGACGACCGCTTCGGCAACATCGTCCAGCGCGGACTTCAGCGGCTTCAAGCCGGCGGCCGGACAGCCCGCGGGCGCGCACACGGACATCCCCGTCGCCGCGCCGTCCACCAGTGCTTCGGCAGAGACGCCTGCTTCTGCGCCGACGTCCGCGGCTGCGGTCCCCACGCCGGAGCCCGTACACATTACGCCTGCAACGGCACCCGCCAGCAGGCCCGTTGCCGCCCCTGTTGCTCGAGTGACACCCGCGGCCGCTCCACTCCCACAAGGGCTATGGGTGCAGGTCGCCGCGATCTCTGCGACGCACCCTGAGGACGCAACGCTGCTGCAGAACGCGTTGCGTACCAAGGGCTATAACGTGAGCCAGCATCCCGGCCCGGACAACTTCATCCACCTGCTGCTGGGCCCGTTCAATGACAGGCCGTCGGCTGAAGCGATGAAGCAACGGCTCGCCGGCGACGGCTATACCGCCTACATCAAGTAA
- a CDS encoding GNAT family N-acetyltransferase yields MTTELKQAQAATQFALRPATFDDVPAILALVEASVRGLQANDYSPTQIDASIGSAFGVDRQLIADQTYFVATPVDDPATLIACGGWSYRSTLCGSDAMSETVCGTPRSASTLNPATDYAKIRAIFVHPAWARRGLGSLVLKHCEEAAQAAGYTRFEMGSTLTGLHLYSLKGYVECSRSSVPLPNGETLEIVLMQKSLPLQ; encoded by the coding sequence ATGACGACGGAACTCAAACAGGCACAGGCGGCAACGCAGTTCGCGCTGCGCCCCGCGACGTTCGACGATGTGCCTGCTATCCTCGCGCTCGTCGAAGCCTCCGTGCGCGGCCTGCAGGCGAACGACTACTCGCCCACGCAGATTGATGCCTCCATCGGCAGCGCATTCGGTGTCGACCGCCAGCTTATCGCCGACCAGACGTACTTCGTCGCCACACCTGTCGACGACCCGGCAACACTCATCGCGTGCGGCGGGTGGAGTTATCGCAGCACACTATGCGGCAGCGATGCCATGTCGGAAACGGTCTGCGGTACGCCGCGCAGCGCCAGCACGCTCAACCCTGCAACCGACTATGCGAAGATTCGAGCGATCTTCGTGCACCCAGCATGGGCGCGCCGCGGGTTGGGCTCGCTCGTGCTTAAGCATTGCGAAGAGGCCGCACAGGCCGCGGGCTACACACGTTTTGAGATGGGCTCAACGCTCACCGGGCTGCATCTCTACTCGCTGAAGGGATACGTTGAATGCTCACGATCAAGCGTGCCACTGCCGAACGGCGAGACGCTTGAGATCGTGCTGATGCAGAAGTCGCTGCCTTTGCAGTAG